A genomic segment from Clostridium pasteurianum BC1 encodes:
- a CDS encoding DUF1667 domain-containing protein gives MSEERQLTCIGCPRGCSLKVYLEGTTVKNVTGNACNRGYVYGEKECTNPTRIVTSCVKVKDGVENVVSVKTEQDIPKGKIFQCLEALKDVVVEAPVAINDIIIRDVADTGINIIATKNVDAK, from the coding sequence ATGAGTGAAGAGAGACAGTTAACCTGTATAGGATGTCCAAGGGGATGCTCTCTAAAAGTATATTTAGAGGGTACTACTGTAAAAAATGTAACTGGAAATGCCTGTAATAGAGGCTATGTATATGGCGAGAAGGAATGTACCAATCCAACTAGGATTGTGACTTCCTGCGTGAAAGTAAAGGATGGAGTTGAAAATGTTGTTTCTGTAAAGACTGAGCAGGATATTCCCAAAGGTAAAATATTTCAATGCCTGGAAGCACTTAAAGATGTAGTTGTAGAAGCACCTGTAGCAATAAATGATATAATAATAAGAGATGTGGCTGATACTGGTATAAATATTATAGCTACTAAAAATGTGGATGCAAAGTGA
- a CDS encoding NAD(P)/FAD-dependent oxidoreductase: MQQYDIVIIGGGPAGLAAAIKAKEEGIENILILERDNKLGGILNQCIHNGFGIHTFKEELTGPEYAQRFIDKAIYMKIPYKLNTMVIDLTEDKKITAVNDVDGIIEIQAKAIVLAMGCRERPRGAINIPGSRCAGVYSAGTAQKFVNIEGYMPGKEIVILGSGDIGLIMARRMTFEGAKVKAVVEVMPYSGGLKRNIVQCLDDYDIPLKLSHTVTNIKGKDRVEGVTIAEVDNNRKPIKGTEEFISCDTVLLSVGLIPENDLSQKAGIKLSRVTSGAFVNESLQTSVEGIFACGNVLHVHDLVDNVTIESMAAGANAAEYVKGKKFDNKGIEIVPSNGVRYTVPTYINRENVKKAVDVRFRVGDVFENSYVSAYFDNEREIHIKKSILTPGEMETIKITKQMLDKHSDCKKIDVMVER; the protein is encoded by the coding sequence ATGCAGCAATATGATATTGTAATTATTGGCGGGGGACCGGCAGGTCTTGCTGCTGCAATAAAGGCAAAAGAAGAGGGTATTGAAAATATATTGATACTGGAAAGAGATAATAAACTTGGCGGCATACTAAATCAATGTATTCATAATGGATTTGGCATTCATACCTTTAAGGAAGAACTAACAGGACCCGAATACGCACAAAGATTTATAGATAAGGCAATTTATATGAAAATTCCTTATAAATTAAATACCATGGTAATTGATTTAACAGAGGACAAAAAAATTACTGCAGTAAATGACGTAGATGGAATTATAGAAATCCAGGCTAAAGCTATTGTGTTAGCAATGGGCTGTAGGGAGAGACCAAGGGGAGCTATTAATATACCTGGAAGCAGATGTGCAGGCGTATATTCAGCTGGTACTGCACAAAAGTTTGTAAATATAGAGGGGTATATGCCAGGAAAAGAAATTGTAATACTTGGTTCAGGTGATATTGGACTTATTATGGCAAGAAGAATGACCTTTGAAGGAGCTAAGGTAAAGGCAGTAGTCGAGGTGATGCCATATTCAGGAGGACTAAAGAGAAATATAGTTCAGTGTCTGGATGATTATGATATCCCACTTAAATTGTCTCATACAGTAACAAATATAAAGGGTAAGGATAGAGTAGAGGGTGTTACCATAGCAGAAGTAGATAATAATAGAAAGCCAATTAAGGGAACTGAAGAATTTATTAGTTGTGACACTGTACTTTTATCTGTAGGACTTATACCAGAAAACGATCTTTCACAAAAGGCAGGGATTAAATTATCAAGGGTTACTTCAGGAGCTTTTGTGAATGAAAGTTTGCAAACCAGCGTGGAGGGCATATTTGCCTGTGGTAATGTGCTTCATGTACACGACTTAGTTGATAACGTTACTATTGAGAGCATGGCTGCAGGAGCAAATGCCGCGGAATATGTGAAAGGTAAAAAATTTGATAATAAAGGCATAGAAATTGTGCCTTCTAATGGAGTAAGATATACTGTACCAACTTATATAAATAGGGAAAATGTAAAAAAAGCTGTAGATGTAAGATTTAGAGTCGGCGATGTATTTGAAAATAGCTATGTATCTGCCTATTTTGATAATGAAAGAGAAATTCATATAAAAAAGAGTATTTTAACCCCAGGTGAAATGGAAACTATAAAAATTACAAAGCAGATGTTGGATAAACACAGTGATTGTAAGAAAATAGATGTAATGGTTGAGAGGTGA